GCCTTGGATCAGATTCTCAAAACTCCATTTTGCGAATCCAGGAGACAGATTGCAAGGAATGGAGACATCGATGGAGGGAATGGAAATTGCCCTAAAATTCTGTCCCCTTTCATCTGCCGGCTTGGCTACTCAAGAACTTACTGATACCATCCGGCATTTGTCCGTGCAACTTGGTCAAAAACTAAAGCAAGCTAGATGCTTTCAACCTTTTAACTCGACAACCGTCCCGAAGCCTAAAGGAGGATGCCTAGACAACCTCATCTTGCCCAGCTGCGACACGATCCCATTGAACAATAAACATCTGTCAGCGCTTTTCTTCTTGTCTTGTTTGGAACAGTTTCTCAATGACTCGACCATGGTACAAAAACCGGAGCCCAATTTAGAAAGTCTGGCAGCTGAAGGAGAAGAACTAAAAAACTCACAAAAGCATGCACAAATTAGCTTCAAGGAAACGTGCAGAAAATGGATCGGAAATCTTAGAAATGAAAGATTACTATTTGCGTCCAAATGTTCACTATCTTTAGGTTTGGCTGTTCTGATTGGTCTCATATTTAACAAGGAAAATGGTTATTGGTCAGGCCTTACAATTGCAATCAGTTTCACAACACGAAGGCAAGCAATTTTTACAACTGCAAATGCTCGGGCACAAGGCACAGCAGTTGGATCAGTCTACGGAGTCTTAGGATGCTTCGTCTTCAGCAGGTTAGCAGAAATAAGATTCGTGGCTCTTATCCCTTGGATCATTTTTACCAGTTTTCTAAGGCACAGTCGGATGTATGGCCAAGCTGGCGGAATTTCGGCAGTTATAGGAGCTCTATTGGTCCTTGGTAGAAATAATTACGGACCTCCAGATGACTTTGCCATTGCCAGACTAACAGAGGCTTTCATTGGTCTATGTTGTTTCATTCTAGTGGAGCTCCTCTTACAACCAACAGGAGCATCCACTCTAGTCAAGAGGCATCTTCATCTAACACTGGGTATTCTTCAAGAATGCATAACACAAGTAATTACCTACTCAAAGGGAAAGGATCAAGCATCTATGGATCTACAAGCACTTAAAGGAAAGCAGAAACATCTGAAGTCCTATGTCCATGAGTTTGAGAACCTTATAGGGCAAGCTGAGCTGGAACCCAATTTCTGGTTCTTGCCATTTAGGAACACTAGCTACTGGAAGCTCCACAATTATTTGTCAAATACAGCCGATCTGCTACACTGTATGGCCTACAGCCTAGAATACCTTCTACAAGTACCAAAGAATCATTTTGCTCTCTGGAAGGACCTTCAAGAATACATACATCATGACCTGGAGTTGTGCAAAGACAACTTAACCTCTTCATTAAGGTGCCTCGAGAAAGCTAAAATGGTAAAGTCATTAGAAGTAACTCAAGAAGTTCAACAGGGGGGTATGTATAATGATCTCGAGAAAGCATTTTTCGCCAGGGAAAACAGTTTCAGTACTTTGACTACAACGGACCAACAAATTAGAAACATTGTAAACTATCTTCTTCAGCGGTCCAAGAAGGGTGaacatgaaatcaaagaaaatgaaggtgAGGATGGAGTTGGAGAAAAGATGGCTCTTGCTCTCTGTTCCCTGGGCTTTTGCATAAGTGGTTTCGTGAGAGAAATAAAAGATACTAAGAGTGTAATCAAAGATGTAGTAGCATGGGAGACAAAGCTAAATGTAGATTCTCGCCAAACATCATGCAAATTTTGTCCATTTTAGCTTTTCATTATTACAAGCTCCAACGTTTCTAAATACCTTCATGAGCAggtaaaatgatttttctagacCACATAAAGAATTAATTTCCCTGCCACCGAAAGTTACACATGGCCCTTGGAATGACATGCAGCCATGACTACACCTTCCGCTAGAAATTAGCGTCGCTAGTAGTTGTAAATGAACAAACAATTTGGATTATATCGTATATTAAAAGAATGGCAGAATAAGCAGAAGAGACCACAGAAAAGCAACTTATCCAAAACTTCCTGTTTGTAGAACTTATGTATGAATCAAAAGCATCCCATTTACGATTTCAAAGACAAGGATTTCACTACATCAGAATACAAAATTAAGAGACAATACTCTGCCCAAACAACTATATTTAAATGAAAGTCATGCTGTAAATAGATAGCACAATGAACACTTAGTTGCCCTCATACTTGGGGTCAGCCATCACGTAATGATAGGCAATCACAAGTACAAATATAAAGATGCCAAGAAAATTGGCAAAGAAACCGAGGTCTTGATCATCAATCATCTGTTACAGCAGATTAGAAAAGAATAATGTCAGCGTGCAGTTAGCTATAAAGCATTACAACTGCTCTTTTTAGCAGTTGACACTACTACAATGAGGTGGATAGGGTAGGTAAATTCCGATTATTATTTTTGAGAAGCAGAGAATTCTACCTAGTGTTTCCAATATACCAGCATACAAATCACAAATGACACATAAAGGAAGAAAAGCAGTTTGGGTTAAGCAACAAAATATATACCCCATGACTCGAACAAATACCAAAATCCATTAAAAGGGCTCAGTAAACTGCTCAAGTTCAAAtactaggaagatgaaagaCGTCAGAACATCAATTAAATCAGTGGAGAACACATTAGTGAGCAGAGTTAAAGAAATTGTGAAATGCGGAGGAAAACAGGAGAAAAAAACCAATCAATTCGTCTCTACTCCTCCACATCCCCGCCGGGATCACTTAAAAATACTATCCAGTTATTCCTCTTCTCATACTTGTCCCCTCAGAAACTTTGGATGCTAGTCCATCCAATTTTACGAGCTAAATATCAATTCGAGCCAATTAAGAATCAAGTGAACGATggtaaaaagtaaaaaagataTAACAAAAGCAAAGCGAAAATACTATTGACTTTGACATCAAATGATGCTATTTAATTTCAGGATCACACAGCCAGAAACTTAGTTAGGAGATAGCGGATGAAATCGGGAGCGGAAAGAAAAAGGGCGATTTTAAGCATCTTACGATTGAACTTTGGTCGGAGGTGTTGGATCTTGAGCGACTGTGCAAAACCCAGAGACGAACCGCAGCGAGACGGAGAGTTTGGAAACCTGTGAAATTGTGAAACACAAAGAAGCACGTGCCAATACACTGGGAGCTGTGGAAGTTTACGACGTCGCATCGACGTGGCGTCCGCCTTAAGGGAGAGAAATAGGCTCAAATAGCCCCGTAGAAGAATGAATTAATATGGAGACAGGCCAAAAttttacaaaagaatgagtaAAAACACTGTGGCTGCTGGGATTCGAGCCCAGGTCTCCACGGCCACAACGTGGAATTCTTACCACTAAACTACAGCCACATCACGTTGTCAGGGAATTCGTAAACACTAATTTAAAGTAATATTTGCTGTTAACTACTGCTAAACTACTTGTACGACGGAATAATTAAGCAAAAACCGTTCAGTTTCCCGCTACATTAGAGCTGAACTGTCAaccctcatcatcatcatctgcTGCCAATGCCCTCGTCGAGAGAGCTTCATAGATGCAAATGACCACTCCTTCGACCCCCAACAATTGCACTTCCACTTCCAGATCTTATTTTCAGACCACTGTAAGTTTGGTTTCAAGTGTAGAGAAAATCCCTAATTTTCACTTCACtctttaatttttctctttttgtctcctcataatatttttttttttgggtctaaaAAAAGGTTGGCCTCAGCGATTGGTGGTTGGTCAAGGCCGAAAAGGACTTTCGCGGAAAGCGACTTGCGATCGCCGGGATCCCTCATCGAGAGTACATTCATTTTTTCGCGGAAAGGACTTTCAGTTTTTGTGCAGTCATATTTCATATATCATCCATGGTCGTTAAACTTGTTGACGAATTTTGGGTTTTAATTTGTCATAATGAGATGTAGAAGCAAACGccagaggttttttttttttttttttttttaagttggaAATCCATGTACCTCCGCACTGGTCTGGACAGGTGCTATCAATTCCGTAGTCTGTCTATTTGAGGTTAATTTTATAATCTTACTTTTAGTTCACTTGTGGGTGTATTGTTTTATCTCATTATGTTTTTGCCACCTTCCTTTTTCTGTACTCATATTGCTGGTGTAATGTTGCCCACTTTTCAAGAATTTGAACAAcgcattttatattttaatggGAATTCTGTTGTTTTCTGTAACATTTGGTCCTTTGGCATTATTTGGTTTGCAATTCGTCGTTTTCCGTTTTATACTGATCTCAGTGAACTATCCATTGCAAGGAAAGCAAACCTCTTAAAGTATTGACTTCATCTTTTGTTGTGCTGTAGTGAACAAGCTCTGCGTGTATTTTCCTCTGCACCAATCCTGAAGAGACATGATCTCTTTAACCTTGAGACTGCTGACGGTGTATGGATTATCATCAAAGGCCTAATCAACAAGGCTAGAACAGAAGAAAATGGGTTTCCATCCGAGGCATGTTAAAGAGTTTTACTTCACTTGAGTTAGCTAAGCAGCACGGAGATTGTTTATATAACAAACCAACAACTTATTCCCACTCAAAATTTGAAGCAACTAATGGCATCATACTTGCTATGGGTTACTGACTGAGCACTCTAAAATTTTCTGCAGCCACTTTAGCTGTTTTGTCCCATAGCTCTGATTGATTCTATTAACAGgtatttgaccattttattaTTGGCTTTCCTCCTTATTGGGAGGAGTATGCACTTAATTGCTTTGGAGGAGAATCTCCCACTATGGGCGCTGCACAAAGTAACTGTGATTCTGAAAATTTATCCCCAGAAGCAGGAATAGGTACACTGTTCAGCTGTTTGGATGATTCACATTTGCTGAAAATTGTATTTTGTGGGGTGTTCCTAAGTGTATGACTGTCTCTAAATTCTTTTGCTGCTTATTTTTTCTTACAGTGGTGCCAGTTACAGTAGATTTTACTGGCTGTCCCCGCATAAATCACAAGAATGCCAGTAGTGAAGAAGCAGAAGATGACAATTGCAAAAAAAATTCCAGTATAGAAGATAGTCCAGCCGGAGGCAGAAACGAAAGTAGCAGTAAGTCAAAAAGTGGAGGGGCACAACCTTCTGACGCTGTTTCACAGCAAGAAAGTCGGGTTCTTGCAAAATTTCGTCATAGTGATTGCTACTGTAGGGATGAGTCAGGTTTATCTCCTATGGTTCCTGAAGCTTCAGGAAAGGAACTATCTTCAAGTAATTGTTCAATCGAACAAATGGAAACTCTTGAACTATCTGGAAATAGTCTTGATGATAATGTCAGGCAACGTCTAGCACAAGCAGGGTTTGAAGAGAACTCTGATCCTCCATCTGACCAGGCTAATATGTTTACTGACGAGGATCGAAAACAAGATCAGAAAAACAAGCGCATTAGGAAAAGGGCTCGTAAAGTGATGCATTCGCCAAGTTCGCTTGGCGGTGTAGGTAAAAAAACGGAGAGAAATGCAGGTGCTAGTAAACGACCTATACCTAATCCTGCAAACTTCTCTGTAAAGAAGGTTAGAAAACACATGCCTTGCCTTTTTTCATCAGAGATGTATACCTATTTGTGAGTATGTCTATATCACTATGCATGTAAAACTGTGTCCTTTGGTCCCTTTTGGTCTTCCATGATGCTTGGGTTCACATATCTTAGGAATTTATATTAAAAAGATGCCTCTTTTGCAtgatatttatttttgtcaagTATAAAAATCCTACTACCCCAATCTGTGTGGTTTTAACTTGATTCTGCCTTCACGATCTTAATTTGATGTCTAATATCAGATAAGAGTACGTGGATGTCTAACAGCTGTAGATGAAAGGTATAGAAGTTAAAATTTCGTAATTGAGGAGTTTTTTGGTGAAACTGGAGAATTTTATGGTATCTTTTGTCAGAATGCTTACATGTGTATTCGCAAAGTTCTGACTTGATTCTTTTCCATATTTGTTTTGAGACTTATGCTCCATTCTCTTATTAGTACTAGCTTATTCTTGGTTGATGTATAAATTGGTTCGTTTTCCATCTGTTTGCATAGGGAAGTCCTATAACTCGTAAGAAGAAGGAGGAGAGCTTTATTGCTTTACCTGAATCTCTAAGTCTTCAAAGATCCAGATCTGGTAAGCTTTTCAACCATAACGGTGACTGTTCCTTTCTCCCAAACCCCTGCCGAACAATTCTGTCTTATTGTTAGAGTACTTTTAAGGTAATATTTAGTTCCTGAGATCATATGGTTGTGTGTCTTGTCTAAATAGGTTGAGAATGAGTGACATTGTCTTGATGGGGTTTTGACTATATAAATCCATGTCGTGCAGGGAGATTGCTTCTTCCTACCATGCAGTTTTGGCGCAACCAAAGAGCAGTGTATGATGCGGTTAGTCGCTGCATTTAGTATTGTGCACCTAACATTTTCACAACCTCTAGGCTACAAGTAGTTCTTGCCAAGATTCTTACTGACAATCTTCTCCTAAGATAAGGTTATGCATGCAAGTAATACATTCGAAAAGATATATCTGCAAATTCATCTTTGTGGGCAATGATACGTTACTTCAAGTTAAATGAAGGAATCGCTCCGTACGAGTTCTATttgtttttatgtttttggaaGATACTCGGGATGCTCTGGCTACATTTTTCTGCTGATTGGATAGTCTGGGTACATGCTGAACATCTAACGTATCTGGTTTATTTTATCAACTTCTTTTCTGGCTAAAATCTTCATGTTGTAAAAAAAATGGCGTGAAAAAATAATACAATTAATTCATTCATACGCTAGCCAACGTACCTTTAATAGCTGCTGGGAAATTAATATAGGGTAAGGAGTTTTCATCTGAATTCCTTTGTTAAGCAGATTTTTCATGTCTTCTGAACTTGCTTTTTAGTTGGTTACTACAAGATACCTTCACTTTCAGCTCAAGCATCTCGTATTTATTTCTGTACCCTTTTTTGTTAACGTCAgtataatttgattttttttttcaggatcgTCGAATTATGGGAATCAAGGACCCGCAACTCAACCAGCATACTAAAGGTGTGTTGCTCTATGGGGCGAAGACAATTTGATAGATTCTGCTAGACCTTGGAAGTAATGTAATCTGAATGTGCTTGTGTGCTGTCACTAATCAAAGGGTAGAAAAATTTATGCccaatttattttaattttatgttttctGTGTGGTGTCTTTGCATATCAAGACTTGTAATAGACAATAAAGTGAACAGAGAAAAGGAGATAGAATGAATCTGGAAGGCGAAAATTATGTGCACAATTCCATTGTGAACTGCATCATGTCATCATTAgttaaacttttcatttttcgttTTTTAATCTTATGGTAGAATCTTTACTTCGACATCTACATTCTACTGTTGAGAGCCGTGGTTTAttggactttttttttaatttaaatttatttaacCTTATTAGTTGATTGTGACCACTGTAATTGACCTGGAGATTATATTGAATGTATTTTTCACTGTCATTCACATGGGAACTTTGCTTTTGTTAAGGGAGTAGGTCTGAACCTCAaactcaaagaaagaaaaggcaaCTGCGGTGACTGTTCATAATAGGGCTCTTATTGGCCAGTGATGGCGAAAGGTATGCATTTGCCAAGATTTTCATGTCATTATTAACAGGTGTGGGCAAACATAAGCAGCAATCTGTTAGCGATGTCAACATGATActattgttttcctttcttctttagCAATGACACTaaggttttcttttttcaacaccctcttttgctttttttttttttttttttttttttttttgtgtggacCTAATCACTGTAGATGCATGCGGTGTAGTGTTTGTATCTATCCTACATCCTTGGAAATTATTAAGGAATGCTGtgcttttttttcaaaaaaaaaaaaaaagaatgctgCAATTGAGATTGGCATGTAAGGTTGCGCTTTAATTTTGGTGGAAAGGAACTGAATATCAGTAGTATATTGTTGCATTAAAAGAAACTTACAGCATTCCATTTTCTGAAAAATGCTTTTCTGTGGTTGAAGAGATTCTGAATTGGGCCCTGATTTCATTTTGGCTGTGGTTTCTATTTGATGATAATGATTTGGAACCTATTCAGAGGCTGCTGCGTGTTATCATTCATGCTGGCAGATGGATAATTTTTCTGGTTGTACCGTACGTGGTTTCTTGCTGCTGCAGCTCCTGTCGATGTCTCTTTGCTCTCTACATTTTTTGTATTCCGGAAAAAAGGCggtttatataaaaatatttctaGCCAAGATGAAACAAAATGCCTTTTGGATTGCGCTTTCAATCCGGTATGCTTTTTAGTTCTAGTAATATTAGAGGCCTGTTTCCAGTTCTAATGCAGAActacaaaaaattttttgtttgagcAGTCTAGGAGATTTCCGTGTGCTGAGAACGGGAACAAGaagcatattattattattagccTTATAGAAGGCTCACGGAGATTTTGTTTGGAAAATgggacccccccccccccccccccccacgtTTAAGTTCGAGAAAGGATTCTTCAAACTGCTCGTAAATTCACCGCTCCTCCGCTAATGTTGTTCCATCAAAGTAAATATATTCTGTCAAAAAGACaggaaattaaataaataaattttgctcaagaaagaaaccaaaaatGTTGAAGGATAGGCCCTTTTTCTGATTAGTGGTATCACGCCCTTTGTCACATTCGGCCTCAATAAAATCAGCAACGATGGGCTGAATTTGGGCCTACAGGACTGTTTGACACCTGTGGTTATGACAGAAGATGAAAATTGCTCCGCCGCTAAATTCGAAATTCTCTGATGAAATTTCAAACTTTGAAAATCACGCAATAGCCCGGACCACCCCAATTTACCAAGATCACCCTCAATTATTAAAAAACATGAATTGAGTTAACTTGCCAGTTCacaggaaaaattaaaatacatgaCAAAAGCCACGATCCGCGTCATCCAGAATCATGGATTATTAACCGTCAATTTGAGCCTCATCGACGTCTCAAAATCATCTAATCTATTCGTTCCGGATCGCGAATTTCAGCCGTGGATTAACATTTGAAACCCAACGGTCCTCCTCCTCTCCGCTCCACAAAGGCTCCCCTATATAAGTTTGCAAACACAAGCCTCCAATGCAATCGGAATTCTCTCTTATTTGGCTTATTCCTTCTTAATCGACTAGATTAGTGGTAGTATCTGCATCCGTTTATATTTCAAATGTCGGGAAGAGGAAAGGGAGGCAAGGGATTGGGCAAGGGAGGTGCGAAACGGCACCGTAAGGTCCTGAGGGATAACATCCAGGGCATCACGAAGCCGGCGATACGGCGTTTGGCTCGGAGGGGTGGAGTCAAGCGTATCAGTGGTCTCATCTACGAGGAGACTCGCGGAGTCCTCAAGATCTTCTTGGAGAACGTGATTCGTGACGCCGTCACTTACACAGAGCATGCCCGTCGCAAGACTGTCACCGCCATGGACGTCGTCTACGCCTTGAAGAGGCAGGGACGTACTCTCTACGGCTTTGGCGGCTGAAGAAAGAGAGGGGGTTAGGGAATGATTGTAGTTGGTTTGGTTTTAGCGCGCTGTTGCGAAAATTGATCATGTGGTAGTGGTATATCTTTTCGAAATAGGCGGGTTGGGTCACTGGGTAAGACTTTTAGGGTTAGGGTTGGGAATTACGGATGttaaaaaatgtgttaattttttcaaaactgttTTAAGACGGATTCCTGAACTAGCTCTTCCCTTCAATTTCGCCTCTGTGGTTATGTGGTTATTTTACGTCTGATGCTATCATCTAGTAGGATATCTCCACTTGATTAATTTGCTGTGTTAAAAGAGAAGATTAATGTTCAGAAAAAGAGAAATAGGACTGATTTTGATGTGCGGTGTTCTTCCCGAGGACGATTATTTGGCATCTAACAAGACATTTCCTTTTGGAGCGACTTAAGTGCAAGCAAATACCACGAAACACATTCAAAGAATAATGACCCAATATCAGCGCCACAACCACAGAAGGGTTTTCTTCATGAAGAGCATTGAAAGGCCAACTGCTAATTTTCAGGGAGCATTGTTTTGAGTCTTCTGCACGTTAGTAGGCAGATAAAAAATGGAAGGAGCAGCTGCATTCCTACCAACAATCTCAACTTTCATAGGCTCTGTTCAACACGATTTTTATGTCTAATTGCTGCCTCTGTATCTTTTCCATGGGAACAAATCACCTCTGCTTTTCCCTGCGAGAAGCAGAAGAGTAGATTCCAGGAAAGACCGCATTTCAAGCCAAAAGTTCCTTGGTGACGGTACCTTTGATTTGCGACTCTTATCATTGTGAACAGCACACCTTTTCAAGTCGCCGACTTCAGAAAATTGCTCCTGTTCACATGTTTTAGGCCCAGAATTCGTGCGTTTGGGTGGGTGGAACTGGAACAGGAATCTTCTGTTCATTTCCTAGGTAGGGGTGTGGAAGGCGGGCACGGTCCAGATGCTTAAATTACAATGTCAAAATGGCACCTAAAGAACGCAACGACAAGAAGTGGTGTCGTGGTGTAGTTGGTTATCACGTCAGTCTAACACACTGAAGGTCTCCGGTTCGAGTCCGGGCGATGCCAATTGGTAACGTTCTTTGTTTTCGTTTGTTCGACTTAACAACCACATCGGGTCCATAACCTCCATCATCGCTTGTCCATATGCTGTCCCCTCTAATATATgtgaacttttttcttttttaattcattCCCTCTTAGGCTCTTATAAAGTAAAGACTAAAGTGAAATAAGCAATTTCTAAGGGCAATCAATTAACTGAATACCTTTTTTCCATTATTTTATGACTAACTGGAAAGAAAgcataatatttatataattggAGGTGAAGAGTATAGGTGGCAAATAAACtcatttaactaaatttactcATATCCGTCTATGAATAGATGAATATGGGTATATTAAGTTTTTGCATATATGTATAAATGGGTTAATCAATAATATCCATCAAATCCAGTAAATCCATTTAGAATTATCTTTTCCCAAACCTCCTCTCTTCTCTTATCCATTTTTTTAGACTGTTCATTTTATCATGATATTgattacttttgtttcattattattattttttgttggttttatcttattattttattttctcttcatTTGTTAACTCATTCATGTTTCAGTATTAtcaatttatgacaagttttagcctcttttcttacctttccaaaatgaaattttaaatttacacatgATAAAAATGTTAgggattcaaaatttttgaactaattttttatgttaacttttatagtactcagttcaaatttttatactcttattgttcaattattaatagtatgtaattttacGACATAGAGTACAGATaagaaaattttggtaattaagtttattgtgtattataagtaaatatttaaaactaatgatgagtGCAAAGGATAGTATAAGGCCTGTGAAATGAAGTTAAGTAGGATCTTTGCATGTTCGTGTGGAACTCTTCCATTAGTTCTAAAACAACTACTATGCATGTCAAGTAGATATAAATAACTGACAAAAAATTTTCCGTGTGTTGATCTGCATTTGCAACTACAACTTCATACCAGCCAATGTAGCtgcaagtgttttttttttttttgttttccctaTATTGATATATAGGTTTCTGCTGCAATCATTCtccatgaatatatatatataatctaaATTTCAGAAGACGCCGAGACATCTAAATTCTGTGTTTGccaaatgaaatgcacactcgCTAGTGGGACAAATGAAACTAAAAGTCCAACTTATCCATTGATCTTATCATGGGATGATATAAAAACGATCAGCTATTTTCTTGACAAAAGAGTTTCATTTCCTTCTAATAGACTTGGCTGCAGTAGTGCGTACTCAGTTCAGCCTCTTCAAAGTTGGACACGAATGAGCCCAAGTCCAAAATCACTCGAGCGAGCATACCAAATAATTGAAAACAGCAATAACTTCTCGTACAATCTGACGTGTGCAAGCAACGACAGCtggaaatttctgaatttgacAAAAGAAATATCAAAATTGCTCTACAGAGATACATATCTGTAAATAAAGCACATTAACAATGACTAGGGTCATAGTAATTGCAGAAAAGTTCGAGTAAGCCAAGtagacatttaaaaaaaaaaaagtcgttTACAAATCCAAATGCAGTCAATACTTTGTCCATTGTGGGCAATTAGCCAATGGAGTTGGCAATTTTACATATATAGACTATTTCTAACAGACAGATCGTTCCAACAAGTTGTGTGGTTGAATTGAATTGGAAGAACCAAAAAATCGAACGGGTGCATTTTGAATAAGCATTCGGAATGCCAATCACTAACCTTAGAGAAAACCTCCTTCCGTCCACTTAGCATCTGATTTTCCATTATAACCGACAGCCTTGCTATCAGATGCACTCTGGTAGAAGTTATCAAATCCATCATCTTTGTTATCATCCCAGCCTGCCCAGCTATCCCCATTATGAGATGCTGTCCCTTTACTTGATTCTTCTTTCCTATTGTCTTTACTATCCCAATCATCCCAGGACCCAGAACTGACAGAATTAAACTGCCGACCAGATGAGGGCTGCCCAGCAGCAGGAGAATTCCATCCTTTCGAATCCTGTCCAAACTCCTGATAATAACCATTTGTCTCACTTTCACTCCTTTGCCAGCCATCATTCTTCCAGCTAACACCACCTTCCTTTGCATACTCCTCAACCTTTTGTGATGCCAAAGCCATGACACCTTTCATGATACCCCATGTCTTATGCCCTATCTCTGTTGTCTTAGCAGCTACAACATTGACGGTTTCATTCACCTTGTAGTCATAGCCCCCCTCTTTCACCTGCAAGAAGATCGTAATGCAAATTGCTTAAATTTTCAGTCAAACCAACCACTAAGGAATCACAACACTGCATTAACAACTTAAAAAACTGACAGATATGGATTGTTAGAACTAGTAAATGCAAAAACTCAGGTGCCTAACTTCATAGCCTTAAATTTTCTAGTGGTCTAGTACAAGATCAGACTCTTCAATGTTAACTCTAATAACACAAACCCCCCTACAGCTGAAGCAGCTATTGTCAATATTACATGAAGGTTTGTTTGCTCATGGGAGGTTAAGAATTTAAGGCCTTTCTTTTCGAAAATTAAATTCAGAAAAGAGCTCAACGCAT
The Coffea arabica cultivar ET-39 chromosome 6c, Coffea Arabica ET-39 HiFi, whole genome shotgun sequence genome window above contains:
- the LOC140008255 gene encoding histone H4: MSGRGKGGKGLGKGGAKRHRKVLRDNIQGITKPAIRRLARRGGVKRISGLIYEETRGVLKIFLENVIRDAVTYTEHARRKTVTAMDVVYALKRQGRTLYGFGG
- the LOC113695678 gene encoding uncharacterized protein encodes the protein MAARVAGRIRALWWVKLQSAFRTALACTIVGCTTLYAPAHFTRQITFPAISYVTAVLIVSDANLGDAIRGCWHAFYATLQMLPLSILGLRIIGPARFSPSIAAAAAALASFLVALPNSTPLMSKRIAFGQIVIVCVNAVIHGKQSSSVVVHPVHVASSTALGAASAFLALLLPYPRLAYYEVRKLSRLYAENAAERINLYMNAFLAENHLNAVELISLAHPLAATGKKLLRTITLMQLLRVKPTITPLLFHSKQEGILWEMPWIRFSKLHFANPGDRLQGMETSMEGMEIALKFCPLSSAGLATQELTDTIRHLSVQLGQKLKQARCFQPFNSTTVPKPKGGCLDNLILPSCDTIPLNNKHLSALFFLSCLEQFLNDSTMVQKPEPNLESLAAEGEELKNSQKHAQISFKETCRKWIGNLRNERLLFASKCSLSLGLAVLIGLIFNKENGYWSGLTIAISFTTRRQAIFTTANARAQGTAVGSVYGVLGCFVFSRLAEIRFVALIPWIIFTSFLRHSRMYGQAGGISAVIGALLVLGRNNYGPPDDFAIARLTEAFIGLCCFILVELLLQPTGASTLVKRHLHLTLGILQECITQVITYSKGKDQASMDLQALKGKQKHLKSYVHEFENLIGQAELEPNFWFLPFRNTSYWKLHNYLSNTADLLHCMAYSLEYLLQVPKNHFALWKDLQEYIHHDLELCKDNLTSSLRCLEKAKMVKSLEVTQEVQQGGMYNDLEKAFFARENSFSTLTTTDQQIRNIVNYLLQRSKKGEHEIKENEGEDGVGEKMALALCSLGFCISGFVREIKDTKSVIKDVVAWETKLNVDSRQTSCKFCPF
- the LOC140008254 gene encoding dolichyl-diphosphooligosaccharide--protein glycosyltransferase subunit 4A; this encodes MIDDQDLGFFANFLGIFIFVLVIAYHYVMADPKYEGN
- the LOC113696149 gene encoding uncharacterized protein encodes the protein MQMTTPSTPNNCTSTSRSYFQTTVGLSDWWLVKAEKDFRGKRLAIAGIPHRDEQALRVFSSAPILKRHDLFNLETADGVWIIIKGLINKARTEENGFPSEVFDHFIIGFPPYWEEYALNCFGGESPTMGAAQSNCDSENLSPEAGIVVPVTVDFTGCPRINHKNASSEEAEDDNCKKNSSIEDSPAGGRNESSSKSKSGGAQPSDAVSQQESRVLAKFRHSDCYCRDESGLSPMVPEASGKELSSSNCSIEQMETLELSGNSLDDNVRQRLAQAGFEENSDPPSDQANMFTDEDRKQDQKNKRIRKRARKVMHSPSSLGGVGKKTERNAGASKRPIPNPANFSVKKGSPITRKKKEESFIALPESLSLQRSRSGRLLLPTMQFWRNQRAVYDADRRIMGIKDPQLNQHTKGSRSEPQTQRKKRQLR